The proteins below come from a single bacterium genomic window:
- a CDS encoding ECF-type sigma factor, whose translation MNITQEQKEFIENIIKDAHGYEGNESLLDEFFNEVVRRSSTLISRQNELDNIKFYIKRIANTVIFELIKSSAKPNIIKKTDNKASTQADVLNIGYEFDENGDIALNYDISFEEVSSKKTCLSKIQIKKIEEIVYNLDEENKSDFYENIFKLRYIKGLNNSEIAERLEIKESEVDKKLLFIINKVRKEVFA comes from the coding sequence ATGAATATTACACAAGAACAAAAAGAATTTATAGAAAATATTATTAAAGACGCTCATGGTTATGAGGGGAACGAATCTTTACTTGATGAGTTTTTTAATGAGGTTGTCAGGCGCTCATCTACTCTTATTTCTAGACAAAATGAACTTGATAATATTAAATTCTATATAAAAAGAATAGCAAATACTGTGATCTTTGAATTAATCAAAAGTTCAGCAAAGCCGAATATTATTAAAAAAACTGACAACAAGGCTTCTACGCAAGCGGATGTTTTAAATATCGGTTATGAATTTGACGAAAATGGTGATATTGCTTTAAATTATGATATTTCATTTGAAGAAGTATCAAGCAAAAAAACTTGCTTATCCAAAATTCAAATAAAAAAGATTGAAGAAATTGTTTATAATCTTGATGAAGAAAATAAATCTGATTTTTATGAAAATATATTCAAATTGAGATATATAAAAGGTCTTAATAATAGTGAAATTGCTGAAAGGCTCGAAATAAAAGAGTCTGAAGTTGATAAAAAGCTTTTGTTTATTATTAACAAAGTAA